One genomic window of Eleginops maclovinus isolate JMC-PN-2008 ecotype Puerto Natales chromosome 12, JC_Emac_rtc_rv5, whole genome shotgun sequence includes the following:
- the ogdha gene encoding oxoglutarate (alpha-ketoglutarate) dehydrogenase a (lipoamide) isoform X1, translating to MHRLRTCAARLRPLTASQAAQTVGPQRPITGPSRGGTRTFLPIRCYTAPVASEPFLNGTSSNYVEEMYFAWLEDPKSVHKSWDVFFRNANAGAPPGAAYQSPLGLSAAPQLSSLVGAQPNVEKLVEDHLAVQSLIRAYQIRGHHVAQLDPLGIMDADLDSCVPTDIITSSDKLGFYGLDESDLDKVFRLPTTTFIGGSESALPLKEIIRRLEMAYCQHIGVEFMFINDLEQCQWIRQKFEVPGVMQFDLEEKRTLLARMVRSTRFEEFLQKKWSAEKRFGLEGCESLIPALKTIIDKSSENGVENVIMGMPHRGRLNVLANVIRKELEQIFCQFDSKLEAADEGSGDVKYHLGMYHRRINRVTDRNITLSLMANPSHLEAVDPVVQGKTKAEQFYCGDNDGKRVMSILLHGDAAFAGQGIVYETFHLSDLPSYTTHGTVHVVVNNQIGFTTDPRVARSSPYPTDVARVVNAPIFHVNADDPEAVIYVCKVAAEWRATFHKDVVVDLVCYRRMGHNEMDEPMFTQPLMYKQIKKQKPVLQKYAEKLIAEGAVSRQEYEEEIAKYDKICEEAYNRSKDEKILHIKHWLDSPWPGFFTLDGQPKSMSCPSTGLTEEMLNHIGGVASSVPVEDFTIHGGLSRILKSRAEMIRNRTVDWALGEYMAFGSLLQEGTHIRLSGQDVERGTFSHRHHVLHDQNVDKRICIPMNHLSPDQAPYTVCNSSLSEYGVLGFELGFAMASPNALILWEAQFGDFHNTAQCIIDQFICPGQAKWVRQNGIVLLLPHGMEGMGPEHSSARPERFLQMCNDDPDVMPTLTEDFAVRQLYDCNWIVVNCSSPGNYFHVLRRQILLPYRKPLIVFTPKSLLRLPEARSSFDEMLPGTQVQRLIPERGLASQSPEEVKRLIFCTGKVYYELVKERKNRGMEATVAIARIEQLSPFPFDQVKAESELYANADLVWCQEEHKNQGYYDYVKPRIRTTTQRAKPVWYAGRGPAAAPATGNKKAHLMELQRLLDNAFGLDAFKDQQ from the exons ATGCATCGTTTAAGGACTTGTGCGGCGCGGTTGCGTCCGCTAACTGCCTCACAGGCGGCTCAGACTGTCGGCCCGCAGCGGCCAATCACAGGCCCCTCCAGAGGTGGCACAAGGACGTTTCTGCCAATCAGGTGCTACACGGCACCTGTGGCCTCGGAGCCGTTCCTGAACGGGACGAGCTCTAACTATGTGGAGGAGATGTACTTTGCCTGGCTGGAGGACCCCAAGAGTGTCCACAAG TCTTGGGATGTTTTCTTCAGGAATGCTAATGCCGGTGCTCCCCCCGGTGCAGCCTACCAGTCTCCTCTgggtctgtctgcagctcctcagctctcctctctggttGGAGCTCAGCCCAACGTGGAGAAGCTGGTGGAGGATCACCTGGCTGTCCAGTCCCTCATCAGGGCCTACCAG ATCCGAGGGCACCACGTGGCCCAGTTGGACCCCCTCGGCATCATGGACGCCGATCTGGACTCGTGTGTCCCCACTGACATTATCACCTCCTCCGACAAGCTGG GTTTCTACGGTCTGGATGAGTCCGACTTGGACAAGGTGTTCCGGCTGCCCACCACCACCTTCATCGGAGGCTCGGAGAGCGCCCTGCCGCTAAAGGAGATCATCCGGCGACTGGAG ATGGCGTACTGTCAGCACATTGGGGTGGAGTTCATGTTTATCAACGACCTGGAGCAATGTCAGTGGATCAGACAGAAGTTTGAGGTTCCAGGAGTGATGCAGTTCGATCTGGAGGAGAAGAGGACGCTGCTGGCCCGCATGGTCCGCTCCACCAG gtttgagGAGTTCCTGCAGAAGAAATGGTCTGCAGAGAAACGCTTTGGTCTGGAGGGCTGTGAGTCTCTGATCCCGGCTCTGAAAACCATCATCGATAAATCCTCTGAGAACGGGGTGGAGAACGTCATCATGGGCATGcctcacag GGGCCGTCTGAATGTCTTGGCCAACGTGATCCGTAAGGAGCTGGAACAGATCTTCTGTCAGTTTGACTCCAAACTGGAAGCTGCTGATGAG GGCTCTGGAGATGTGAAGTACCATCTGGGAATGTACCATCGCCGTATCAACCGTGTGACGGACAGGAACATCACGTTGTCTCTGATGGCCAACCCGTCTCACCTGGAGGCAGTGGATCCCGTAGTGCAGGGAAAGACCAAAGCTGAGCAGTTCTACTGTGGAGACAACGACGGCAAGAGG GTGATGTCCATCCTGCTCCACGGAGACGCAGCTTTCGCCGGTCAGGGTATCGTCTACGAAACCTTCCACCTGTCTGACCTGCCGTCCTACACCACGCACGGGACCGTGCACGTCGTCGTCAATAACCAG ATCGGCTTCACTACCGATCCTCGTGTGGCTCGCTCCTCTCCGTATCCAACCGATGTGGCTCGAGTTGTCAACGCTCCCATCTTCCACGTCAACGCCGACGACCCGGAGGCCGTCATCTACGTCTGCAAGGTGGCTGCCGAGTGGAGGGCCACGTTCCACAAAGACGTGGTTGTCGACCTG GTGTGTTACCGTCGGATGGGTCACAACGAGATGGACGAGCCGATGTTCACACAGCCGCTGATGTACAAACAGATCAAGAAGCAGAAGCCGGTTCTGCAGAAGTATGCAGAGAAACTGATCGCAGAGGGAGCAGTGAGCCGGCAGGAGTACGAG GAGGAGATTGCCAAATATGACAAGATCTGTGAGGAGGCATACAATCGCTCCAAAGATGAGAAGATCCTCCACATCAAGCACTGGCTGGACTCCCCCTGGCCTG GTTTTTTCACTCTGGATGGACAGCCAAAGTCAATGAGCTGCCCCTCCACCGGCCTGACTGAAGAGATGCTGAACCACATCGGGGGCGTGGCCTCGTCCGTCCCTGTCGAGGACTTCACCATCCACGGAG GTCTGAGTCGTATCTTGAAAAGTCGTGCCGAGATGATTCGTAACCGCACAGTGGATTGGGCTCTGGGAGAGTACATGGCCTTTGGATCTCTGCTGCAGGAGGGAACACACATCAGGCTGTCGGGACAGGACGTGGAGCGAGGCACATTCAG CCACCGTCACCATGTCCTCCACGATCAGAACGTGGACAAGAGGATCTGCATTCCCATGAACCACCTCTCTCCTGACCAGGCGCCGTACACCGTCTGCAACAGCTCGCTGTCCGAGTACGGAGTCCTCG gcTTTGAGTTGGGTTTTGCGATGGCGAGTCCCAACGCTCTGATCCTGTGGGAGGCTCAGTTCGGAGACTTCCACAACACGGCCCAGTGCATCATCGACCAGTTCATCTGTCCTGGGCAGGCCAAGTGGGTCCGACAGAACGGCAtcgtgctgctgctgccgcaCGGCATGGAGGGCAtg ggtCCAGAACATTCTTCAGCTCGTCCAGAGAGATTCCTCCAGATGTGCAACGACGACCCCGACGTCATGCCG ACCCTCACGGAGGACTTTGCGGTGCGTCAGCTCTACGACTGTAACTGGATCGTGGTGAACTGTTCCTCTCCTGGAAACTACTTCCATGTCCTCAGACGACAGATCCTCCTGCCATACAGAAAGcct TTGATCGTCTTCACTCCCAAATCTCTGCTGCGTCTCCCAGAAGCCAGATCCAGCTTTGATGAGATGCTGCCTG GGACTCAGGTCCAGAGGCTGATCCCGGAGAGAGGCTTAGCGTCGCAGAGTCCGGAGGAGGTGAAGCGTCTGATCTTCTGCACAGGAAAGGTTTACTACGAGCtggtgaaagagaggaagaacagaggCATGGAGGCTACTGTGGCCATCGCACGTATagagcag CTGTCACCGTTCCCCTTCGACCAGGTGAAGGCAGAGTCGGAGCTTTATGCCAATGCTGACCTGGTTTGGTGTCAGGAGGAGCACAAAAACCAGGGTTACTACGACTACGTGAAGCCCCGCATCAGGACCACCACCCAGAGAGCCAAACCTGTGTG gTATGCTGGCAGAGGCCCCGCCGCCGCTCCAGCGACAGGAAACAAGAAGGCTCACCTGATGGAGCTGCAGCGCTTACTGGACAACGCCTTTGGCCTGGACGCATTCAAAGATCAGCAGTAG
- the LOC134873006 gene encoding uncharacterized protein LOC134873006, which produces MARSPYFTEEECEIIMRSYEEYKPTLAAKSNTAAANKARLGCWQQITDRVNSGTSSAKRTWQQVQMKYKNIIQNANKKKVEIRRTGGGRAPDSFTLAEELALANNSGRVMMDGVAGVQSNPGAAEMSTLYVQVEGGNITTLQPPGCIHPLTQDDDDDDDDDETLTAPSDTHMQEDLEELSPPEASLPGTSQSDKVQFLLPCLITEYNAY; this is translated from the exons ATGGCGCGCTCTCCctatttcacagaagaggaatgcgagatcataatgaggagttatgaagagtataaaccgaccctggctgctaaatccaacaccgCGGCAGCAAACAAGGCGCGACTGGGGTGTTGGCAGCAAATTACAGACCGCGTAAATTc AGGTACCAGCAGCGCCAAACGGACCTGGCAGCAGGTCCagatgaagtacaaaaacatcattcagaatg ccaacaagaagaaggtagaaataaggcgcacaggaggagggagggcaccaGACTCCTTTACTCTTGCTGAAGAGTTGGCCCTAGCCAACAACAGTGGCAGGGTGATGATGGATGGGGTGGCAGGGGTACAGTCTAACCCTGGggcagctgaaatgtccaccctctatGTGCAAG TCgagggtggaaacatcacaacCCTGCAGCCACCAGGATGCATTCATCCTCTGACACAG gatgatgatgatgatgatgatgatgacgagacCCTCACAGCcccctccgacacacacatgcag gaggacttggaggagctttcccctcctgaagcctccctcccagggacctcacagtcagacaaagtacagtttctccttccttgtttAATTACTGAATATAATGCATACTAG
- the ogdha gene encoding oxoglutarate (alpha-ketoglutarate) dehydrogenase a (lipoamide) isoform X2, whose amino-acid sequence MHRLRTCAARLRPLTASQAAQTVGPQRPITGPSRGGTRTFLPIRCYTAPVASEPFLNGTSSNYVEEMYFAWLEDPKSVHKSWDVFFRNANAGAPPGAAYQSPLGLSAAPQLSSLVGAQPNVEKLVEDHLAVQSLIRAYQVMGHHNARLDPLEISCVNFDDAPVNTGFQDVGFYGLDESDLDKVFRLPTTTFIGGSESALPLKEIIRRLEMAYCQHIGVEFMFINDLEQCQWIRQKFEVPGVMQFDLEEKRTLLARMVRSTRFEEFLQKKWSAEKRFGLEGCESLIPALKTIIDKSSENGVENVIMGMPHRGRLNVLANVIRKELEQIFCQFDSKLEAADEGSGDVKYHLGMYHRRINRVTDRNITLSLMANPSHLEAVDPVVQGKTKAEQFYCGDNDGKRVMSILLHGDAAFAGQGIVYETFHLSDLPSYTTHGTVHVVVNNQIGFTTDPRVARSSPYPTDVARVVNAPIFHVNADDPEAVIYVCKVAAEWRATFHKDVVVDLVCYRRMGHNEMDEPMFTQPLMYKQIKKQKPVLQKYAEKLIAEGAVSRQEYEEEIAKYDKICEEAYNRSKDEKILHIKHWLDSPWPGFFTLDGQPKSMSCPSTGLTEEMLNHIGGVASSVPVEDFTIHGGLSRILKSRAEMIRNRTVDWALGEYMAFGSLLQEGTHIRLSGQDVERGTFSHRHHVLHDQNVDKRICIPMNHLSPDQAPYTVCNSSLSEYGVLGFELGFAMASPNALILWEAQFGDFHNTAQCIIDQFICPGQAKWVRQNGIVLLLPHGMEGMGPEHSSARPERFLQMCNDDPDVMPTLTEDFAVRQLYDCNWIVVNCSSPGNYFHVLRRQILLPYRKPLIVFTPKSLLRLPEARSSFDEMLPGTQVQRLIPERGLASQSPEEVKRLIFCTGKVYYELVKERKNRGMEATVAIARIEQLSPFPFDQVKAESELYANADLVWCQEEHKNQGYYDYVKPRIRTTTQRAKPVWYAGRGPAAAPATGNKKAHLMELQRLLDNAFGLDAFKDQQ is encoded by the exons ATGCATCGTTTAAGGACTTGTGCGGCGCGGTTGCGTCCGCTAACTGCCTCACAGGCGGCTCAGACTGTCGGCCCGCAGCGGCCAATCACAGGCCCCTCCAGAGGTGGCACAAGGACGTTTCTGCCAATCAGGTGCTACACGGCACCTGTGGCCTCGGAGCCGTTCCTGAACGGGACGAGCTCTAACTATGTGGAGGAGATGTACTTTGCCTGGCTGGAGGACCCCAAGAGTGTCCACAAG TCTTGGGATGTTTTCTTCAGGAATGCTAATGCCGGTGCTCCCCCCGGTGCAGCCTACCAGTCTCCTCTgggtctgtctgcagctcctcagctctcctctctggttGGAGCTCAGCCCAACGTGGAGAAGCTGGTGGAGGATCACCTGGCTGTCCAGTCCCTCATCAGGGCCTACCAG gtgATGGGGCATCACAATGCCCGTTTGGATCCTCTGGAAATCAGCTGTGTGAATTTTGATGATGCTCCGGTGAATACCGGCTTCCAGGATGTTG GTTTCTACGGTCTGGATGAGTCCGACTTGGACAAGGTGTTCCGGCTGCCCACCACCACCTTCATCGGAGGCTCGGAGAGCGCCCTGCCGCTAAAGGAGATCATCCGGCGACTGGAG ATGGCGTACTGTCAGCACATTGGGGTGGAGTTCATGTTTATCAACGACCTGGAGCAATGTCAGTGGATCAGACAGAAGTTTGAGGTTCCAGGAGTGATGCAGTTCGATCTGGAGGAGAAGAGGACGCTGCTGGCCCGCATGGTCCGCTCCACCAG gtttgagGAGTTCCTGCAGAAGAAATGGTCTGCAGAGAAACGCTTTGGTCTGGAGGGCTGTGAGTCTCTGATCCCGGCTCTGAAAACCATCATCGATAAATCCTCTGAGAACGGGGTGGAGAACGTCATCATGGGCATGcctcacag GGGCCGTCTGAATGTCTTGGCCAACGTGATCCGTAAGGAGCTGGAACAGATCTTCTGTCAGTTTGACTCCAAACTGGAAGCTGCTGATGAG GGCTCTGGAGATGTGAAGTACCATCTGGGAATGTACCATCGCCGTATCAACCGTGTGACGGACAGGAACATCACGTTGTCTCTGATGGCCAACCCGTCTCACCTGGAGGCAGTGGATCCCGTAGTGCAGGGAAAGACCAAAGCTGAGCAGTTCTACTGTGGAGACAACGACGGCAAGAGG GTGATGTCCATCCTGCTCCACGGAGACGCAGCTTTCGCCGGTCAGGGTATCGTCTACGAAACCTTCCACCTGTCTGACCTGCCGTCCTACACCACGCACGGGACCGTGCACGTCGTCGTCAATAACCAG ATCGGCTTCACTACCGATCCTCGTGTGGCTCGCTCCTCTCCGTATCCAACCGATGTGGCTCGAGTTGTCAACGCTCCCATCTTCCACGTCAACGCCGACGACCCGGAGGCCGTCATCTACGTCTGCAAGGTGGCTGCCGAGTGGAGGGCCACGTTCCACAAAGACGTGGTTGTCGACCTG GTGTGTTACCGTCGGATGGGTCACAACGAGATGGACGAGCCGATGTTCACACAGCCGCTGATGTACAAACAGATCAAGAAGCAGAAGCCGGTTCTGCAGAAGTATGCAGAGAAACTGATCGCAGAGGGAGCAGTGAGCCGGCAGGAGTACGAG GAGGAGATTGCCAAATATGACAAGATCTGTGAGGAGGCATACAATCGCTCCAAAGATGAGAAGATCCTCCACATCAAGCACTGGCTGGACTCCCCCTGGCCTG GTTTTTTCACTCTGGATGGACAGCCAAAGTCAATGAGCTGCCCCTCCACCGGCCTGACTGAAGAGATGCTGAACCACATCGGGGGCGTGGCCTCGTCCGTCCCTGTCGAGGACTTCACCATCCACGGAG GTCTGAGTCGTATCTTGAAAAGTCGTGCCGAGATGATTCGTAACCGCACAGTGGATTGGGCTCTGGGAGAGTACATGGCCTTTGGATCTCTGCTGCAGGAGGGAACACACATCAGGCTGTCGGGACAGGACGTGGAGCGAGGCACATTCAG CCACCGTCACCATGTCCTCCACGATCAGAACGTGGACAAGAGGATCTGCATTCCCATGAACCACCTCTCTCCTGACCAGGCGCCGTACACCGTCTGCAACAGCTCGCTGTCCGAGTACGGAGTCCTCG gcTTTGAGTTGGGTTTTGCGATGGCGAGTCCCAACGCTCTGATCCTGTGGGAGGCTCAGTTCGGAGACTTCCACAACACGGCCCAGTGCATCATCGACCAGTTCATCTGTCCTGGGCAGGCCAAGTGGGTCCGACAGAACGGCAtcgtgctgctgctgccgcaCGGCATGGAGGGCAtg ggtCCAGAACATTCTTCAGCTCGTCCAGAGAGATTCCTCCAGATGTGCAACGACGACCCCGACGTCATGCCG ACCCTCACGGAGGACTTTGCGGTGCGTCAGCTCTACGACTGTAACTGGATCGTGGTGAACTGTTCCTCTCCTGGAAACTACTTCCATGTCCTCAGACGACAGATCCTCCTGCCATACAGAAAGcct TTGATCGTCTTCACTCCCAAATCTCTGCTGCGTCTCCCAGAAGCCAGATCCAGCTTTGATGAGATGCTGCCTG GGACTCAGGTCCAGAGGCTGATCCCGGAGAGAGGCTTAGCGTCGCAGAGTCCGGAGGAGGTGAAGCGTCTGATCTTCTGCACAGGAAAGGTTTACTACGAGCtggtgaaagagaggaagaacagaggCATGGAGGCTACTGTGGCCATCGCACGTATagagcag CTGTCACCGTTCCCCTTCGACCAGGTGAAGGCAGAGTCGGAGCTTTATGCCAATGCTGACCTGGTTTGGTGTCAGGAGGAGCACAAAAACCAGGGTTACTACGACTACGTGAAGCCCCGCATCAGGACCACCACCCAGAGAGCCAAACCTGTGTG gTATGCTGGCAGAGGCCCCGCCGCCGCTCCAGCGACAGGAAACAAGAAGGCTCACCTGATGGAGCTGCAGCGCTTACTGGACAACGCCTTTGGCCTGGACGCATTCAAAGATCAGCAGTAG